The genomic segment GACCAAGAATGTCTTTTTCCATTCACATCAACAACACAGTTATATCATGATCACAGGCATTAATCATTCATGAAACTGAGAATCTGAAAAACTACCTTTGGTGCTGGTGGCTTTCGcttcactcctcctccccttccacGGTCTTCACTCCCAGAATCAGAGTCAACCTCACTTCCTGAGTCGGCTTTCCGAGGAACCGCAacctcttcatcatcctcatcctcatcacttcctcctccagcatTGTTGCCCTCGCTATCAGATGAGCTGGCTGGCTGCAGACGAAGCGTGACAAGAAGATTAACACAAAATTTTCACTGAAATGGAATGCGGTCTACAAAGTCCGTCAAAAAAATCAAGTCTCTCAGTTGCAACTTCAGTGTTTTAAGGacaattttatgacattttgccTTTAGTAAacacagggacagggagaggagagctgtgcaaaaaaacaaaacaaaaacatatggTCAGAATCAAATGAGTGAAGTTACGGTTCCATTACATCTTTCACAGTTGGGTACCAGGATACAGTGAACTATAATCAGAGGAAACTCCTTAGTTACCACTGAGTAAAGACAAGCCACTGAATTCTAAAACAGTGGACATAATAGTTTCTAAAACTGATTGAAATTCAGATCAGAAATAACAAATGAGCCAGCACCAAAACTAAAATAAGAGGCGGGTGCAGTATCACACCAAGTCAACATCAACAGAACATCTTTGTAAGTATGAGATAATGCTGAATTATGGATGCTTTGACTTACTACAGGTGGGGCACTGTAGGAGGCATGTGGATTGTTCTGAATCTCCCATAAACCTTCATTGAATCCCTTCCTTTTGTTGGGCTTTCCATAGCGTTCTCTGTACTTTTCATAGGCAAAAAGGTCCTTTGGTGCAAGGAATGCTCTGTGAAACAGCAAGATGAAGAAAATTATAACAATTTCCCTACTTAACTAAAACCAAATCAATGTTATCTTGATATAAAAGGTTGTTTACATTGACATTAAGGAGGTTTTGCACTGACTTGAGCCTTTAGAACAGTACACTGTGCCACCTAGTGATGGATTATTATACTGCAGATGCCATCTTGTCAAACAGATGGTGTTTGATGCTGGATCAAACATGTCAACACATCTCTCAGAAACATAATGCACAAGCAAACTGACTGACACAAGTCAGTGGTTAAAAGTGGGCCTTCAGAAAAGAGCAAAGCTTACTAAGAAAGCTATCACCCAGTGGTGTGAGACAAAAGCAgtgattcttgtttttgtttcgcACTGTTGCTCTCACAAAGAGGATATcaggtttaaaaacaaatgagtcagGGCCTAAATTTAAAACCTGGCGCGGCCAATCTAACAatgaataacaaaaaaacaaatgtactACAGTTAGTAGATTTCAACCAGTAATGTGATTTAATTCCTTTCCTTTCAAGCAGATAAAGTTGAGTCAGCTGTAATCACCTAACTTTTAACATTTCTGCAAATGCAATGAACTTTTATCAGTGACAGATGATACAGTGCTGTACTCACGTTTCATGTGtcccaaagaaaaaaattggGATTTTATTAGGAGGTGGTTTCACTGCCCCATCAGCCACATCTTCAATCTGTAAACAAGCAAAACTTTGAAGTAAAAACCAAGTggcaaacagaaaatatcacaCAAGTTTTCTGTGGACCTGGGACTTAAACATGATGATAGTACTATTAACTGATGTGGGTTACTTCTAGAAAACAAAACGGTATAGATTAATTTTAACATAATTAAACTGTTAGGGATATGTAGTGCACAATAAACAATCTTAACTTGGAGGAGATGCCTTTTTTTTATCTAGAAACAATTACGCGGTTATCGCAAACGTCATTTCCAAAGTAAAAGCGTTAGCTTTGCTGCTCTGCGTCTCCATATAGATGAGGCCGACAGCATCTCATGCAAATTACACTGCTGGTGCACTGACTGTGGGCCTGTAACGCAGTCTGTCAGCCCAGTATAAAATAAGTCATGTATCTGTGTGATAGGTATCCATGTTGGACAGGACCGAAGATACACAGAGAACCTTCTCCAGCGTCCCATGCAGAGCAGCCCACCCCCTCCGCCCCTCCGGCTGCTGTTAACGTTACTTGCTTACCCTGGCTGGCCAGTGGGGGTATCCCTTCATTTTAGCGAAGACCAGGTCTCCGGGCTGGAAATTGTGTGGCATTGTCCCGCTCCTTTATGCAGCCTGGGTTTAAAGAATATTCAGCTGCGTAgcctttctgtgtctctcttcgTTTGCTGTTTTCAGGTCGACACGAAACCTGGAAACGATGGGgttagctagcaagctaacagTGTACTAACGTTACCGCGAGAAGAGACAGCGGAATGAAGATAGCAACAACGCACTAAACACTTCCGGTGAAGGTTCATTCTgagacttcaaaataaaggtctTTCTACTCGAAGCCAAAATACGGAAATGCAATGAAATTACACAAAACCAGTGAAAAACGGAATCCAATCATATATTTTAGCACAGTATACAATATCACAGTAAAGGTACAAACTACAGCAGGCTATATGCACTCAGTTGGTTAGttgacaacaaaaataaacggacacacaaacaacaatcaATCTTAGttataataaacataaattgTGTCTCAACTGCTGAATAGACAATGAAAAGGGTAAACAGTTTCCAGGTGGCTCCATGTATATACAGTGTAGGTGTAAAGTGAAATTATTTTGGAAGAGCTGCCAGTCTCATCATTGTCAAGGTGTCAACTTTCATATGTTCCAGTGTCACTAAACAgtcactgactgtttttaatgtacAAAATTCTAAAAGAAATATGAAGAATGACCAAGAAAAATATGAGTATAAAACTTGGtactggaaacaaaacaaacaaaacataaataaataaattgtctTGCACATACACATTGATTCATACATTCTTCAGTATATACAAGAATGTTTCAGTGCCAAATGTCATatttatgtttctttaaaaaattgTCAGGTAAATTACTAGATTATGTAAAGttattgacttttattttacaaagcAAATCGAACTTGGTTGCCATAGCGGATATACAGTCGTGCAATGTTGTAAGAAGCTTTACTGATCCGGATAAAGCGACCTGATCATTTCCACCTGATACGACAACCTGAGCGGAAATCCCgccttttttctttcactaTTGGCTGACTTGTGATCAGTTTCCTATTCGTCCAATGACAGATTACAATGTGGAAGGCTACACTGACCTCCCCCCGGATTCACCTCTAATGAGAAGCCATGTTTCGGTCTCTGAGACGCGTCCAGCAGTTTAACTGCAACCCCCTGATTTTGCAAAGACCCAGCGTCGACTCTAAACTCCTCTTTTGCACGTCCAGAATGGCCAGTTCGGAGTACAGGATTGAGCGGGACACGTTCGGTGAGCTCAAGGTCCCGGCTGACAAGTACTACGGCGCCCAGACTGTCAGATCCACCATGAACTTCAAGATTGGGGGACCAAGTGAGAGAATGCCGATCCAAGTCATCAAGGCTTTTGGTATCCTGAAGAAAGCGGCCGCCGAGGTGAACAAGGACTACGGCCTCAACCCGAAGATAGCAGATGCAATCATCCAGGCTGCAGATGAGGTTTCAGCTGGTAAACTGGATGATCATTTCCCTCTGGTGGTGTGGCAGACTGGCTCTGGCACTCAGACCAACATGAACGTCAATGAAGTGATCAGCAACAGAGCCATTGAGATCCTGGGAGGGAAACTGGGCTCCAAAGATCCTGTCCACCCAAATGACCATGTCAACAAGAGTCAGAGCTCCAATGACACCTTCCCCACGGCCATGCACATCGCTGCAGCCACAGAGGTCCACCAGGTCCTGCTACCTGGCCTGCAGACTCTGCACGATGCTCTGGCTGCAAAAGCTGAAGAGTTCAAAGACATCATCAAGATCGGGCGCACACACACCCAGGATGCTGTGCCGCTCTCTCTCGGACAGGAGTTCAGCGGGTACGTCCAGCAGGTGAAGTACAGCATAGAGAGAGTGAAGGCCGCCATGCCCAGGGTGTATGAGCTGGCAGCAGGAGGCACAGCAGTAGGAACAGGACTCAACACCCGCATTGGCTTTGCTGAGAAAGTGGCCTCCACCGTCGCCTCTCTCACTGGCCTGCCGTTTATGACAGCCCCCAACAAGTTCGAAGCCCTGGCAGCCCATGACGCCCTGGTGGAGCTGAGCGGAGCGCTTAACACAGTGGCTGTCAGCATGATGAAGATCGCCAACGACATCCGCTTCTTGGGGTCAGGACCCCGCTCTGGCCTTGGGGAGCTCATCTTACCAGAGAATGAGCCCGGGAGCAGCATCATGCCAGGCAAGGTGAACCCCACCCAGTGTGAGGCCATGACCATGGTCGCAGCCCAGGTGATGGGGAACCATGTCGCAGTCACCATCGGAGGCAGCAACGGACACTTTGAACTCAACGTCTTCAAACCCATGATGATCAAGAATGTGCTGAACTCCGCGCGGCTGCTGGGCGACGCGTCCGTCTCCTTCACCAACAACTGCGTGGTGGGCATCCAGGCCAACACGGAGAGAATCAACAAGCTCATGAATGAGTCTCTCATGTTGGTCACCGCTCTCAACCCACACATCGGCTACGACAAAGCTGCCACCATCGCCAAGACGGCTCATAAGAAAGGCTCCACGCTGAAGGCTGTGGCCGTGGAGCTGGGCTATCTGACCGAGGAGCAGTTTGACCAGTGGGTGAAGCCAAGTGACATGCTGGGGCCAAAGTGAACTCTGATAACACAAGGACACtacaaagcaaagaaaatacCTTTTCTACTGTTAGAAAAGAGTGTTTCTATGTGAACGAAACATGCTCTGAATCCTGAATCTCTTACATCGCCTATCTCTTAATAAAATTTTTGAGAAtcctttgctgttgtttgatgCAGCCTCTTACTGGTGTTCACTTCAGTTGAATACgtttgagagaaaaacaaaagtttatttATGTCCATATTACACCTGAGCCAAGtggaattaaaacattttatttagctGGTTAAAGAATTGCAACACATGATGCAGGGACagtcaaaatgttgaaaatcaaTGTAGTACAATAGTAAATCCCACATATTTCTGAATGTAGCTTCACCCAGGTCTGTCACATATACACCTGTATGTCTTAAACCTCCTTGTTTTAGCCTGTAATGTAGTGTTGATAGCAGATACACCTATTGCTTAAGGTCACTAGTGTGACATTTCACCATTGATACTTCTGTAGTAAAATGTGTACATTTCTATATAATCTTATGATTTTGGTGGTCAGTCTTATACTTTTTGACTCTGTTCAGGTTTTAGTTGGAACCTTCAGGGTAGTTCACATGTTCACACTGTGCCATCCCAAATAATTCAACATGGACAACTGTACTTTGTTATCTGGTTTACAGCATGTGTGCCATTTGTGCAGTGTTCCACTTCAATGAAAAGTGTagtaattaaaaagaaaatatattctggcatttctgtgacatttctattgtttacacatacacacttgtatTTGTTAATTTATGAAACATTAGTCATTATTATGTCACCAAAGATATACCTTATGTAAGACAGAAAAATTAGACAAATGATAAGTTTACACAAATCCTTTATTGTATAGAGCAAGATATAcaacaaaagaataaaagaatgCCAGTTGAACAAATTTTAATTGTAGATATATAGAAAGCTGGCTAATGACAAATATAcatttagggggaaaaaaagcaatgtTTTTGTacaagcagtaaaaaaaaacaacaaagtgaacATTTGCCCCAGTTCTATTTGGTCCAGCTGACCTTGGGAATATCATAATGCTCTGTCAGGGTGTCCAGGTGGCGATTGAAATcctgcaaacaaaacaacagaggataCATTAATCATTTCTCTGTACATAAATAAGAGAGCATTTCTGATGCAACTTGAAAAGTAGAAAcatataaacagaaatgttccatattttttaaacaattagATGTATGTCAATCTCCCAAGTTATTTACTTGAACACTTGTACTACTTTACAAGTGGGTATGAAGTTGAATTGAATTTTGCGAGGTCTGATGCATGACTTACCTCAActctatgtttgtgtgtctttgatgCTTTGTTCAAAATCCTCTCCATTTGCTGTGAGgaaagagatagagacagaggcagaatgaATGCAAAAGAAACCTTGAAAAATACATATTATAACTGTCAGTGTGGGCACACTGTAAACACTTCACAAACACCATGTGTTGACAATGACTACATTCAAATACTCCAAACTCAAGAAAAGGTAGGTGGGCTTGTCACCATTTGTGACTGTCAGTGACAACAGACAATGTCACCTGTTCACAATAAATCACATGTTAAAACTGCCATAATGCTCTCAAACTGTTGCAGTGCCAATTACCTGTTGTAGTTGGAAATACACAAAGCATGTGTATGGTATACGCTACCTTTTGAAGTTACCCCATGCTTTTGGGCAGTAGACATGATGATCATTACTTTGTAAGAATATTCACCTCACTATGTGTACCATGCTGCACAGCACATTATACTGCAACTGTTTCAAACAATGGACTTTGTCCTTTGAGTGGAAATGGACTGATAAAGGCTGTCATTATACGGTGTGAAGACTATTAAGCTGAGGCTATGAAACATCAGTAACTACACTGCAGAGCTAATAAAATTTATTCTGAAATTGTTTCAGGTTGGAATCACTCTGCTGAGTTAAGACTTGTATTGGACAcatttgtctctccctctctcactggAAAGTTCAAAACAACAGGTAAGTTAATAATCTACTGCCTCCACATGGATAACTTGGTGTTTCTGGTCCACTGTGGCACTGCCTGTTGTGAAGCTAAGTGTGGAATCTACATCTACCACAGGCCTGGAAAGTTTCCTATCCAAAAGGTCGctattttgtttaaaattctgtttgtgtttactctTACATCaactctgtgtgctgctgttaaTCAGTGGACCTCCATACCTTCCATACTAATATGGCACTGTGGCAACTATAGTAGAGATTTATGGTAGCTGTTGAATTTGATTTCTACAGCCTACAACTACCTCTGTTAACTATGCCCCTGACTCAAATCCTTAACCAGTCCTTGCAGCTATTTAATGCTGGAGAACAATAACTTACCCTCTTCTCTTGCATCTTGTCAAAGGCAATTTGTGCCGGTGTCCTTTTGTCAATATATGCTTTCTTCGTTTTCACCTCTTCATCGTTTTGACTGGTGACGACCTGCTCCAGGCGATGCTTACTCTCTTtatccttctttttcttcctaaTAAATAGACACGTAATGACACGTAAGTTGGCAAGTGGCGTGTCAGGCCATCCTTTCGCATCCACAAACACGTCCAAACTCATAGTCTGTGTTGACCAATACACTATTCGTTATCCTACTGAAATTGTACATATCTACTATACTCGTCCTGTGTGAATTGACTGTATCTGTTAATAAGCCTATGATGTATTTCGCAGTTAGTCTGACATGTTGAGTCCTTAGTTCTATGTAGTTTGTTTTTGATgtagctaatgctagctagctaatgttTTCTAAACACCTCTTGATATTAAGGTGAACTGTGACGACGTCACCAACGAGATCAGTTATTTTCCAACGTGAAATACAATTTTGATAGTGAATTTCCATAAATAAACGGTTGCCGTGCTCACAAAGTCTCAATATACGTTATCGTAACATCAACACTGTTGTTCTactaatgttagcaaacaggCTAATATTAGCCTCGCATGAATATCATGGGTTTTTATCAGTGGCGACCGggtatttatgtatttttgtcagttttaataCGAAGTCTTTTACTAAAATAAGTTACCAAATACCACAATACTTACTTTTTTCCAGATGAAACCGCTCCTACGCCTTTTAATTTCAGGGCACTCTTCTGAGCCATAGCGTACTCCGACATCTTCGAGAAGCTttcagtcttcttcttcttttgttgaaATTGACGACGAGCTATCGCTCCTCTCCTTCGTGTATTTAATTATTACAGCACCGGCACAGTTACATCTATGCTGCCATCTGTCGGAATAAAGGGAAATGACCCAAGCACTTACCGTCTTGTAGTGTGTCTTCCCGTCCAGAGAGGGGCAGTATATTATTTTCACGGAGCCAGATACAAAGCAGAAAACGGAAGTTCAGCGGTGCTATGAAAGTCAAATTGTAGCATGGTGGCTTGCGCTTTTAAGTaatcaaaaaccaaaatgtCTGGGTACAGTTTGTTTAGGGTAGTAGCGTTAACAAAATACATCTCAACCAACGCGACGACAGCGCTCTGTCGGACGAACATGTTAAACAGAGTACAGACATGTGGATATGCGAAGAAAGTTGGTGAGTAAAGAGGacatatttatacagtatacattTACTACaaatctcttttcttctgtgcCAGTTTTAAATGGTCTCTGATGATGAAATATATGTGCAAAGCTAAGCTTACAATTATAACCTGTTTACATCACTGAGTGccattaaagttttttttaaggtgGTGGATAATAGCTGTTGTGGTCTAGCaataatatatacaatatatgaaATTAATTCACATTCCTCTCCCAAAGCTCTTGTTTATAGTCAATCTGGAGCCACTCTCAATGAACACATCCTTGTATAACATGATAACACTTGACTCTTTTCCTTATCTTTTCCAGCGGCCAAAGGAAAAGGTAAAGGCATGGCGAAGGAGGAGCTGAAAGGTCCAGAAGTGTGTAAAGACGCTGTCAGACTTACTACTCATGCAGTAGGGgttaacattttcaaacaagGAGAAGACCCCAAACTGAAGCCTCCTGAGGAATACCCAGAGTGGTGAGAGCACATACTTCTTCTGTTTCagccacttttttttcttttgccaccTTATCATCACTTAGAAataactgtttctgtttgtatgatttcctttcctccttttttaaTTAGCTGTTGAGAAACCCGTTTTTAAGCTGGTTAAAAATaagtaaagaaataataataatcaaagtctttttactgatttttcatatttatacaACACAGCAAACATCCCATTCAGACGAAGACATTAAGACTCCTGCAATAACAAAACAGGTCATACTATACTTATGTTTTATCCAGTTACATAAAATCAGTCTCCTGGCCAACAATGAGGAGAATGCTATTGTTTTCCAAAAATAAGTAAAGATATAATGATGAATGTGTCATCTACATATATGTATAACTCTTGTATAACTCTTGGCCACAGGCCCATTTTACACATATAATACCCCAGTTGTTTATCGCATTCTACACATTTTCTAACATCATATGCTCCTTCTTGCTATTACTGCAGCTCTCTCCACCTACATGTAATGAATATAGTTCAAGCACATTGTTTCATGTGTCCTTAATGATCAGACTaccctcttgttttttttactcaggTTGTTCCAGTTGCAACTGGGAGCGCCCAAAAAGCTGCACGAGCTGGAGTCAGACACCTGGGAATACTGGAAACGTCTGAGGAAGGAAAACATTTGGCGTCACAACAGATTATATAAAGGGAAAAAGTTTTAAGCCATCAGTGGACTGACAGTGGGCAGATCTCCTCCTGTGCAGTGATGTGCTTCAGACTCTATGAACTGAATTACATGATCGTATGCCAAGTTCCTGGATGAAATATCAATAGACCAACTCTTTAATGGTTTCCATTTATCTTGTAGTAATCTGAAATCATAGTCAtttgtgtacagtatttgtaaGCTCAAAGAAAGCTTATAACTCAGTGCAGTATATGACTTCAGGAAGTTCATCACTGGTTATGTTGAatacgggggggggggggggggggtataagACCTGAAACTCACATTGCAGGGGAATCCAATACATCACCACACTCAACAAGAGGAAGCAGAAAAGTAGATTGAAAGTGCACTCTGACCTTGGAAACAATTTCACTAAAAGGTAAATTTAGCAGCTTGTGTGATACAATCGAAAGTTCAGAATGGCTATTAAATTTTCCCTGTGGTGAGAGTTAAGAAAGGCAGTGTTCACTGTATTAGATAGAGGGCTATCACATTGGATTTAATGCATTTGTACAGCGATAATGTTTTGATGATATTTCCACAaatcacttttttgtttttgaagacttattacaaataaatgtgaataaatatcCAACAAATTATGCTTTGTATTAATCCTTTTTAATATAAAAGGTTTATAAACTATAGTTAAtggttttattgatttattaatgCTTTATTGAGCAGTTGTAATCATAGAGCAACATTTGGGTTGCCAGTTTGTAAATGTTTCTGCACTGATCACTCTGTAAAAAAAGTTGACTTAAATATATGGCGTTGCCATGACAATGCTTCATGCAAATGATCGAGCCTGTGGGGGATGACAGAAAAGAGGAACCGAAATGAAAAGCAAATAATCTGGGGAACAAAATCATGAAAGACTGGAAGAGCGATGGACTGTAAAATGCATCTACatctctttttatttaagagtcACCCGTTCGTCTGTCTCTACGACTGGATTTGACCACGGGCTTGTAGGCCACATATTGTAAAGTGGGTAAGTCCAAAGTTTTCCTCACGACTTTTAATGCTTCAGTATATTAATGGCGGAAGCGGTAAGTGGCAAGCGCGACTACGTGCTGTTTTAGTTTTGGTCTAAAAACGACTTATAGTTTCATTTTCAAGCGTCGCCGTTACATGTCTTGTTTCCTTAATGGTTAAAACGCCGCATGTGTACAGTTAAAGTACAGGCGGATTTTCCTCCGCTGACCACGGGGAAACCCGAAGCTGTGTTTA from the Lates calcarifer isolate ASB-BC8 linkage group LG17, TLL_Latcal_v3, whole genome shotgun sequence genome contains:
- the fam32a gene encoding protein FAM32A-like — protein: MSEYAMAQKSALKLKGVGAVSSGKKKKKKDKESKHRLEQVVTSQNDEEVKTKKAYIDKRTPAQIAFDKMQEKRQMERILNKASKTHKHRVEDFNRHLDTLTEHYDIPKVSWTK
- the fh gene encoding fumarate hydratase, mitochondrial, which codes for MFRSLRRVQQFNCNPLILQRPSVDSKLLFCTSRMASSEYRIERDTFGELKVPADKYYGAQTVRSTMNFKIGGPSERMPIQVIKAFGILKKAAAEVNKDYGLNPKIADAIIQAADEVSAGKLDDHFPLVVWQTGSGTQTNMNVNEVISNRAIEILGGKLGSKDPVHPNDHVNKSQSSNDTFPTAMHIAAATEVHQVLLPGLQTLHDALAAKAEEFKDIIKIGRTHTQDAVPLSLGQEFSGYVQQVKYSIERVKAAMPRVYELAAGGTAVGTGLNTRIGFAEKVASTVASLTGLPFMTAPNKFEALAAHDALVELSGALNTVAVSMMKIANDIRFLGSGPRSGLGELILPENEPGSSIMPGKVNPTQCEAMTMVAAQVMGNHVAVTIGGSNGHFELNVFKPMMIKNVLNSARLLGDASVSFTNNCVVGIQANTERINKLMNESLMLVTALNPHIGYDKAATIAKTAHKKGSTLKAVAVELGYLTEEQFDQWVKPSDMLGPK
- the mrpl54 gene encoding 39S ribosomal protein L54, mitochondrial translates to MSGYSLFRVVALTKYISTNATTALCRTNMLNRVQTCGYAKKVAAKGKGKGMAKEELKGPEVCKDAVRLTTHAVGVNIFKQGEDPKLKPPEEYPEWLFQLQLGAPKKLHELESDTWEYWKRLRKENIWRHNRLYKGKKF